The Streptomyces puniciscabiei genomic interval CCTGGGGGCGCACAAGGGTCGCTCCCAAGATTCCCCGAATGCGCAACGCAACCCGCCGGTGGTCTACGCCCCCTTGGCAAGTCGGCGAGAACTACGCCTTCTTCACGTCCAGCACCTTGACACCGAACGCACGTCCCCCTGAGCATCGAAGCGCTTCGAAAGCCCTCTCGTCGCTCCCTCCGCAAGGGGAACCACTCGTGACCGTTGACTCGCCGCGCACGCCACCCTTCCGCGATCCTCGACTGCCGTTCCCGAAGCGCGTCGACGACCTGCTGGCGCGGCTCACCCTTGACGAGAGGATCACCTTCCTGCACCAGTTCACGCCCGCCGTGGAACGCCTGGGCATCGCCGCCTTCCGCACCGGCCAGGAGACGCTGCACGGCGTCGCCTGGATGGGTCCGGCGACGGTGTTCCCGCAGGCCGTGGGCCTCGGCGCGACCTGGAACCCGGCGCTGGTGCGGCGGGTCGGCGAGGCGGTGTCCAAGGAGGTGCGCGCGATGCGGGCCCGGGACGACCGGGTCGGCCTCAACGTCTGGTCGCCGACGGTCAACCTGCTCCGGCATCCGCTGTGGGGCCGTAACGAGGAGGGCTACTCGGAGGACCCGAAGCTGACCTCGGCGATCGCCACGGCGTACACGCACGGCCTGCGCGGCGACCATCCGGTGTACTGGCGCACCGCCCCCGTGCTGAAGCACTGGCTGGCCCACAACAACGAGACGGACCGGGCCACCTGCTCCGTCTCCGTCCGCCCGCGCGTGCTGCACGAGTACGACCTGCGCGCCTTCAAGGAGACCGTCGAGGCCGGTGCCGTGGCCGGGGTGATGCCGGCCTACAACCTGGTCAACGGCCGCCCCAACCACCTCTCCCCCTATCTGCGCTCCGAGCTGCGCACCTGGACCGAGGACGACCTGCTGGTCTGCTCGGACGCGGGCGCGCCCTCCAATCTGGTCGACGCCGAGCACTACTTCGGCACCCACGAGGAGGCCACCGCCGCCGCCCTGCTGGCCGGCGTGGACAGCTTCACCGACCACGGGACGGACAGCTCGCGGATCACCGGCCGGGTCAGGAAGGCCTACGAGGAGGGGCTGTTGACGGAGGCGGACATCGACACCGCGGTACGCCGTCAGCTCTCCGTCCGGTTCCGGCTCGGCGAGTTCGACCCGCACTACGACCCGCACGCCGGCACCGGCAAGTTCGACACCCCGGCACACCGGGCGCTCGCCCGGGAGGCGGCCGAGCAGGCGATCGTCCTGCTGAAGAACGACGACGGCCTGCTCCCGCTCGCACCTGACACCCGTATCGCGGTGGTCGGCCTGCTCGCCGACGAGTGCAAGCTCGACTGGTACAGCGGCAGCCTGCTGCACCGCTCCACGCCCCTGGAGGGCCTGTACGAGCGGTTCGGCGCGGACCGGGTGGAGTTCGCCGAGGGCGTGGACCGCGTCCGGCTGCGCACCGCCACCGGCGCCTTCCTGCAGGTGCCGGACACGGACGCCCCGGACGAGGCGCGCGGCGCCGGAGGCGCCCTGGACCCGGCCCTGCTGGGTGGCCGCACCGATCTGCCGCCGCTCACCGCGGACCCCGTCGGCACCGAGTTCGCGCTGGTGGACTGGGGCGAGGGCGTGCTCACACTGCGCGCCCCGGACGGCCGGTACCTGTCGGTCGCCGAGGACGGCCGGGTGCGCGCCGCCGCGGACCAGCCCGGCGGCTGGGTGGTCCAGGAGACCTTCCGCCTCGAACCGCACCGGGGCGGTCACCTCCTCACGCATCTGGGCACGGGCCGTCATGTCCGGGTCGCCGCCGACGGCGTGAAGGTTGCCGAGGCGGAGGAATCCGGGGACGTGTTCGAGGTGATCACGGTCGAACGGGGCGAGGAGGCCGTGACCCGGGTGGCCGAGCGGGCGGACGTCGTCGTCGTGGTCGCGGGCAACGACCCGCACATCGCCGGACGGGAGACCGAGGACCGTACGACGCTTCGGCTGCCCGCCCACCAGCAGCGGCTGCTGCGCGCGGCCCGGGCCGCGAATCCGCGCACCGTGCTGGTCCTGACCTCGGCCTATCCGTACGCGCTGGACGTGGTCCGGCTGCCGGCGGTGCTGTGGACCGCGCACGGCGGCCAGGCTGCGGGCACGGCCCTGGCCCGCACCCTCGCCGGCGACGTCTCCCCGGCCGGCCGCCTCCCCCAGACCTGGTACGCCTCCGACGCCGACCTGCCCGATCTGCTGGACTACGACATCATCGGCAGCCGGCAGACGTACCTCTACTTCGAGGGCACCCCGCTCTTCCCCTTCGGCCACGGCCTGTCGTACGCGTCCTTCGCGTACGCCGACCCGGCGGCCCGCGTCGAGGGCGGCACGGTGCGCGTCTCGTGCGCGGTGACGAACACCGGGGACCGGGCGGCGGACGAGGTGGTGCAGCTCTACGGCCGGGCCGCCGACCCCTCGGTGGCCCGCCCGCGCCGCCAGCTCCTGGCCCACCGCCGGCTCACCCTGGCCCCCGGCGGGACGGCGCCCGTCTCCTTCGAAGTCCCGCTGACGGACCTGGAGTTCTGGGACGTGGCCCTGGATCGCCCGCGACTGGAGGACGGACCGTACGAGCTGTTGCTCGGCGCGTCCAGCGAGGACATCCGCCTGCGCACGACCGTGCACCTCGACGGCACGCCCCCGGCCCCGCGCCAGGTCGTCCGACGGGGCCTGCCGGCGGCCGACTTCGACGAGCAGTCCGGCGTCGCGATCGTGGACCGGACGAGGACGGCGGGTGACGCGGTGACACCGGCACACGACGGCCCCGCCGAACTGGTCTACCGCGCCTGCGACTTCGGCCCGGGCGTGAGCGAGGTGACGGCGCAGGTGGCGGGCGAGGGCGTACTGGAGGTGTCCCTGGACGACGGCCCGGTGCTGGCCACGCTGACCCCGGCCGCCCCCACCACCGACGTCTACGCCTACACCACCCTGTCCGCCGGCATCACTGCCGCCGGCGTGCACGACGTCCGCCTCCGACTGCGCGGCCCGCTGCGGCTCGCGCACGTCGGCTTCTCCGGTTGAGGGTCCGGAGAGGACCGACGACGTGTTGGGGCCCGGCACCGGAAGGCAGCGGTGCCGGGCCCCTTC includes:
- a CDS encoding glycoside hydrolase family 3 protein, whose product is MTVDSPRTPPFRDPRLPFPKRVDDLLARLTLDERITFLHQFTPAVERLGIAAFRTGQETLHGVAWMGPATVFPQAVGLGATWNPALVRRVGEAVSKEVRAMRARDDRVGLNVWSPTVNLLRHPLWGRNEEGYSEDPKLTSAIATAYTHGLRGDHPVYWRTAPVLKHWLAHNNETDRATCSVSVRPRVLHEYDLRAFKETVEAGAVAGVMPAYNLVNGRPNHLSPYLRSELRTWTEDDLLVCSDAGAPSNLVDAEHYFGTHEEATAAALLAGVDSFTDHGTDSSRITGRVRKAYEEGLLTEADIDTAVRRQLSVRFRLGEFDPHYDPHAGTGKFDTPAHRALAREAAEQAIVLLKNDDGLLPLAPDTRIAVVGLLADECKLDWYSGSLLHRSTPLEGLYERFGADRVEFAEGVDRVRLRTATGAFLQVPDTDAPDEARGAGGALDPALLGGRTDLPPLTADPVGTEFALVDWGEGVLTLRAPDGRYLSVAEDGRVRAAADQPGGWVVQETFRLEPHRGGHLLTHLGTGRHVRVAADGVKVAEAEESGDVFEVITVERGEEAVTRVAERADVVVVVAGNDPHIAGRETEDRTTLRLPAHQQRLLRAARAANPRTVLVLTSAYPYALDVVRLPAVLWTAHGGQAAGTALARTLAGDVSPAGRLPQTWYASDADLPDLLDYDIIGSRQTYLYFEGTPLFPFGHGLSYASFAYADPAARVEGGTVRVSCAVTNTGDRAADEVVQLYGRAADPSVARPRRQLLAHRRLTLAPGGTAPVSFEVPLTDLEFWDVALDRPRLEDGPYELLLGASSEDIRLRTTVHLDGTPPAPRQVVRRGLPAADFDEQSGVAIVDRTRTAGDAVTPAHDGPAELVYRACDFGPGVSEVTAQVAGEGVLEVSLDDGPVLATLTPAAPTTDVYAYTTLSAGITAAGVHDVRLRLRGPLRLAHVGFSG